The Streptococcus sp. 29896 genome includes a region encoding these proteins:
- a CDS encoding DUF956 family protein, whose translation MAQSLNSQVEVQATGVSYMGFGGKVGKFLVGDKAIEFYPDSNVERYIQIPWDSIQSIGANVHHNKISRHFEIYTEKSRFLFASSDSGKILKAARQHIGNDRVIKLPTLVQLIRQKLASIFKK comes from the coding sequence ATGGCACAATCCTTAAATTCACAAGTAGAAGTTCAAGCAACCGGTGTTTCCTATATGGGATTCGGTGGTAAGGTTGGAAAATTCTTAGTCGGAGACAAGGCAATCGAATTTTATCCCGATAGCAATGTCGAGCGTTACATTCAAATTCCCTGGGATTCGATTCAATCCATCGGAGCCAATGTACACCACAATAAAATCAGTCGACACTTTGAAATTTATACCGAAAAAAGTCGATTCTTGTTTGCTTCATCTGACTCAGGAAAAATTTTAAAAGCTGCCCGTCAGCACATTGGTAATGACCGTGTGATCAAACTACCAACCCTAGTCCAGCTCATCAGACAAAAACTGGCTTCTATTTTCAAAAAATAA
- a CDS encoding PTS system mannose/fructose/sorbose family transporter subunit IID has translation MSEKIQLSVSDRKKVWWRSTFLQGSWNYERMQNLGWAYAVIPAIKKLYTKKEDQAAALERHLEFFNTHPYVASPILGVTLALEEERANGAAIDDTAIQGVKIGMMGPLAGIGDPVFWFTVRPILGALGASLAMSGNIMGPIIFFFGWNAIRMAFLWYTQEFGYKAGSEITKDMSGGILQDITKGASILGMFILAVLVQRWVSINFTVDLPAKQLSEGAYIVFPEGTVTGTELQGILGDALSGLSLYPTQAQTLQGQLNSLIPGLMGLLLTFLCMHLLKKKVTPITMIIGLFIVGILARFFGIM, from the coding sequence ATGTCAGAAAAAATTCAACTTTCCGTAAGCGATCGTAAAAAAGTTTGGTGGCGTTCAACCTTCCTTCAAGGTTCATGGAACTACGAACGTATGCAAAACTTAGGTTGGGCATATGCAGTGATCCCTGCTATCAAAAAACTCTACACGAAAAAAGAAGACCAAGCAGCTGCTCTTGAGCGTCACTTGGAATTCTTCAACACTCACCCATACGTTGCTTCACCAATCCTTGGTGTAACGCTTGCCCTTGAAGAAGAACGCGCAAACGGTGCTGCCATCGATGACACAGCTATCCAAGGTGTGAAAATCGGTATGATGGGACCTCTTGCTGGTATCGGTGATCCAGTTTTCTGGTTTACTGTTCGTCCAATTCTTGGCGCTCTTGGTGCTTCACTTGCTATGAGTGGCAATATCATGGGACCAATCATCTTCTTCTTTGGTTGGAACGCAATCCGTATGGCCTTCCTATGGTACACTCAAGAATTTGGTTACAAAGCTGGTAGTGAGATTACCAAAGATATGTCAGGTGGTATCCTTCAAGACATCACAAAAGGCGCTTCAATCCTTGGTATGTTCATCCTTGCCGTTCTTGTTCAACGTTGGGTATCTATCAACTTCACCGTTGACCTTCCTGCAAAACAGTTATCAGAAGGTGCTTACATCGTCTTCCCAGAAGGCACTGTAACAGGTACTGAACTTCAAGGTATCTTGGGTGACGCCCTCAGCGGACTTAGCCTCTACCCAACTCAAGCACAAACATTGCAAGGCCAGTTGAACAGCTTGATTCCTGGTTTGATGGGACTTCTCCTTACTTTCCTCTGCATGCACTTGCTTAAGAAGAAAGTAACGCCAATCACTATGATTATTGGTCTCTTCATCGTAGGTATTCTCGCTCGTTTCTTCGGAATTATGTAA
- a CDS encoding PTS mannose/fructose/sorbose transporter subunit IIC produces the protein MSDITLISAILVVIVAFFAGLEGILDEFQFHQPLVACTLIGLVTGNLAAGIMLGGSLQMIALGWANIGAAVAPDAALASVAAAIIMIKGGDFSTEGIAVATTTAIPLAIAGLFLTMIVRTISVGLVHGADNAAKDANFAAVERYHLFALLLQGLRIAVPAALLLAIPAEAVQSVLESMPAWLSGGMAVGGGMVVAVGYAMVINMMATREVWPFFALGFAFAALSELTLIALGVIGVAIALIYLNLSKQGGSGNGGASSNDPIGDILEDY, from the coding sequence ATGTCAGATATTACACTTATTTCTGCAATTCTCGTTGTCATCGTTGCCTTCTTTGCTGGTCTTGAAGGTATCCTTGACGAATTTCAATTCCATCAACCATTGGTAGCTTGTACCCTTATCGGTCTTGTGACTGGTAACTTGGCTGCAGGCATTATGCTTGGTGGTTCACTACAAATGATTGCTCTTGGATGGGCAAACATCGGTGCGGCTGTTGCACCAGACGCTGCTCTTGCCTCTGTTGCTGCTGCAATCATCATGATTAAAGGTGGCGACTTCTCAACAGAAGGTATTGCCGTTGCTACTACAACTGCTATTCCTCTTGCCATTGCCGGTCTCTTCCTTACAATGATCGTTCGTACAATCTCAGTCGGTCTTGTACACGGTGCTGATAATGCTGCTAAAGATGCTAATTTTGCTGCAGTAGAACGTTATCACTTATTTGCTCTTCTCCTTCAAGGCTTGCGTATTGCAGTTCCTGCTGCACTTCTTCTAGCAATTCCTGCTGAAGCAGTTCAATCAGTTCTTGAATCTATGCCAGCTTGGTTGTCAGGTGGTATGGCCGTTGGTGGTGGTATGGTTGTTGCCGTAGGTTACGCTATGGTTATCAACATGATGGCAACACGTGAAGTATGGCCATTCTTCGCTCTTGGTTTTGCATTTGCTGCCCTTAGCGAATTGACACTTATCGCTCTTGGTGTTATCGGTGTTGCAATTGCTCTTATCTACCTCAACTTGTCTAAACAAGGTGGTTCAGGTAACGGTGGTGCTTCATCAAACGACCCAATCGGCGACATCCTTGAAGACTACTAA
- a CDS encoding PTS sugar transporter subunit IIB: protein MSIGIIIASHGEFAAGIHQSGSMIFGEQDKVQVVTFMPSEGPDDLYAKLNAAVDAFDADDEVLVLADLWSGSPFNQASRVAGENPDRKFAIITGLNLPMLIQAYTERMINAEAGVEEVAANIIKEAKDGVKVLPEELQPAEAAPVADVAPVAPQGAIPPGTVIGDGKLKINLARIDTRLLHGQVATGWTPASKADRIIVASDTVAKDELRKQLIKQAAPGNVKANVVPIKKLIEVSKDPRFGNTHALILFETPQEALEAIEGGVEIKELNVGSMAHSTGKTMVNNVLSMDKDDVATFEKLRDLGVEFDVRKVPNDSKKDLFELINKANVQ, encoded by the coding sequence ATGAGTATTGGAATCATTATTGCAAGTCATGGCGAATTTGCTGCTGGTATCCATCAGTCAGGTTCAATGATCTTTGGCGAACAAGATAAAGTACAGGTTGTTACTTTCATGCCAAGCGAAGGACCAGATGATTTATACGCTAAGCTCAATGCTGCTGTTGACGCATTCGATGCCGATGATGAAGTTTTGGTGTTAGCTGACCTTTGGAGTGGGTCACCATTTAACCAAGCAAGCCGCGTAGCTGGTGAAAACCCAGACCGTAAATTTGCCATCATCACTGGTCTCAACTTGCCAATGCTAATCCAAGCCTACACAGAGCGTATGATTAACGCTGAAGCTGGCGTGGAAGAAGTTGCGGCAAACATTATTAAAGAAGCCAAGGATGGTGTGAAGGTTCTTCCAGAAGAACTTCAACCCGCAGAAGCTGCTCCAGTAGCTGACGTAGCACCAGTTGCTCCACAAGGCGCAATCCCTCCAGGGACTGTTATCGGAGATGGTAAGTTGAAAATCAACTTGGCTCGTATTGACACTCGCCTCTTGCATGGACAAGTTGCGACTGGTTGGACTCCTGCTTCTAAGGCAGATCGTATCATCGTTGCTTCGGACACAGTTGCGAAAGATGAATTGCGTAAACAACTCATCAAACAAGCTGCACCTGGTAACGTGAAAGCAAACGTTGTCCCAATCAAGAAATTGATTGAGGTTTCTAAAGACCCTCGTTTTGGTAACACACACGCTTTGATTCTCTTCGAAACACCTCAAGAAGCACTTGAAGCAATCGAAGGTGGCGTTGAAATCAAAGAATTGAACGTTGGTTCAATGGCTCACTCAACTGGTAAAACAATGGTCAACAACGTATTGTCAATGGACAAAGATGACGTTGCAACCTTTGAAAAATTGCGTGACCTTGGCGTTGAATTTGATGTACGTAAAGTACCAAACGATTCTAAGAAAGACTTGTTTGAATTAATCAACAAGGCAAACGTTCAATAA
- a CDS encoding carbohydrate-binding domain-containing protein yields MKMKKMHGLISLIVSGFLLTACQESSSGSDSIASSTTNLSQYFSGRDLDVSYDSDQATKIDLAGETATISGTGASLNGQELTISAAGTYLISGSSDSIRISVKAADAAQVQLVLNGVEMSAETAPIYVEEADKVLLTLADGTTNTILDAATNSNTELDAAIFSKSDLTINGSGSLIVNGRYNNAIEGNDDVRIYGSHLELEAVGDGINANDALNIKDATVTIAAGHDGLHSDNAEDVNLGNLYVDQSQLTAQVGDDGIHASNALIVNGGEITITQSTEAMEGKTIHIMEGSLNLVASDDAINAANASA; encoded by the coding sequence ATGAAAATGAAAAAAATGCATGGTTTGATCAGTTTGATAGTTTCAGGTTTTTTACTAACTGCCTGTCAAGAGTCATCAAGCGGAAGCGATTCAATAGCTTCATCGACGACCAATCTTAGCCAGTATTTTTCAGGTAGGGATCTTGATGTCAGTTACGATAGTGATCAGGCAACTAAGATTGACTTGGCAGGGGAAACAGCGACGATTTCGGGGACAGGGGCTAGTTTGAACGGACAAGAACTGACCATTTCGGCAGCAGGTACCTATTTGATTTCAGGGAGTTCGGATTCTATTAGGATCAGTGTTAAAGCAGCCGATGCGGCCCAAGTACAGCTTGTCTTAAATGGTGTCGAGATGAGTGCTGAAACAGCTCCGATCTATGTTGAAGAAGCGGATAAGGTGCTTCTCACCTTAGCAGATGGAACGACCAACACAATTTTGGATGCTGCGACAAACAGCAATACGGAATTGGATGCGGCTATTTTTTCTAAAAGTGATTTGACCATCAATGGTAGCGGCAGTTTGATTGTCAATGGTCGTTATAATAATGCTATCGAGGGCAATGATGATGTCCGTATCTATGGAAGTCATCTGGAGTTAGAGGCGGTTGGCGATGGAATCAATGCAAATGATGCACTAAACATCAAAGATGCAACCGTAACGATTGCAGCAGGTCATGATGGTTTGCATTCGGATAATGCAGAGGATGTTAACTTGGGTAATCTCTATGTGGACCAGTCTCAGTTGACCGCACAAGTAGGAGATGATGGAATTCATGCTTCCAATGCCCTGATTGTGAACGGCGGAGAAATTACGATTACCCAATCAACCGAAGCTATGGAAGGAAAAACTATTCATATCATGGAAGGTAGCTTGAATCTTGTAGCCAGTGATGATGCCATCAACGCAGCCAACGCCTCAGCCTAA
- a CDS encoding Cof-type HAD-IIB family hydrolase: protein MKQKLIALDLDGTLLNKDSQLSDYTISTIKKVKKAGHKVLIATGRPYRMAVHYYQQLELDTPMINFNGSLTHLPQQKWQWEKNILIDKSYLLTFLKEEERFQADFIAGEYKNKFFITQSHLDKIDPGLLGVDQITPETLIKPELVTEDPHSILMQTHAEDKFALAEEMKAFFNNELEINTWGGPLNILETCAKGVSKATALSYLLDLYQMDPKDLVAFGDEHNDVQMLQLAGRGYAMKNCSQTLLPHADYQTSFTNDQDGVARELEALFL, encoded by the coding sequence ATGAAACAGAAACTAATTGCCCTCGATTTAGACGGTACCCTTCTTAACAAAGACAGCCAGTTATCCGATTACACCATTTCTACTATTAAAAAGGTAAAAAAAGCAGGACATAAAGTCCTCATCGCCACAGGTCGTCCCTACCGCATGGCAGTTCACTACTACCAGCAATTGGAATTGGACACACCCATGATTAATTTCAATGGTTCCCTGACCCATCTTCCTCAGCAAAAATGGCAGTGGGAAAAAAATATCCTCATCGACAAGTCCTACCTCTTAACCTTTCTGAAAGAAGAGGAACGGTTCCAAGCAGATTTCATCGCTGGTGAATACAAGAATAAATTTTTTATCACTCAAAGCCACTTGGACAAGATTGATCCAGGACTTCTGGGTGTGGACCAAATCACACCTGAGACCCTTATCAAACCTGAACTCGTCACAGAAGACCCTCATTCTATCCTGATGCAGACCCATGCCGAGGATAAATTTGCCCTAGCTGAAGAGATGAAGGCCTTCTTCAACAACGAACTAGAAATCAATACCTGGGGCGGTCCGCTCAATATCCTTGAAACCTGCGCCAAGGGCGTCAGTAAGGCAACTGCTTTGTCCTACCTGCTCGACCTCTATCAAATGGATCCCAAGGATCTAGTTGCATTCGGAGACGAACACAATGATGTTCAAATGCTCCAGCTAGCTGGTAGGGGCTATGCCATGAAAAATTGTAGTCAGACCTTACTTCCTCATGCAGATTATCAAACCAGCTTCACCAACGACCAAGACGGTGTCGCAAGAGAATTGGAAGCTCTATTCCTATAA
- a CDS encoding NCS2 family permease, translating to MDSFFKLKEHGTTVSTEIMAGLTTFFAMSYILFVNPSILSVAGMPSQAVFLATIIASAVSTLVMGLFANVPYALAPGMGLNAFFTYTVVIGLGFTWQEALAMVFLCGLFNVFITVTKVRKSIIKAIPVSLQHAIGGGIGVFVAYLGFKNSNLITFLTSGSDIITVNGVAPADATAETFSNGVFSVFAGGGVVPGISTFTDPSVLLTVFGLLLTAVLVIKNVRGAILIGIVATTLAGIPAGVVDLSTIDFANNNIGTAFAELGTTFLAAFGGLSSLFADSSRLPLVLMTIFAFSLSDTFDTLGTFIGTGRKTGIFSEEDEKALENGTGFNSKMDKALFADAIGTSIGALFGTSNTTTYVESAAGISAGGRTGLTAVTTAVLFLLSILILPFIGIVPAAATSPALIIVGVMMVSSFLDVDWSHFEDALPAFFAAFFMALCFSISYGIAAAFIFYCLVKVSTGKAKEIHPILWGATGLFILNFIILAIL from the coding sequence ATGGATTCATTTTTTAAGTTAAAAGAACACGGTACGACCGTTTCGACTGAAATCATGGCGGGTCTTACGACTTTCTTCGCTATGTCATATATCTTGTTTGTCAACCCAAGCATCTTAAGTGTTGCAGGGATGCCATCTCAAGCTGTTTTCTTGGCAACAATTATTGCCAGTGCGGTTTCTACACTAGTTATGGGGCTATTCGCTAATGTTCCTTATGCATTGGCACCAGGGATGGGGCTAAACGCCTTCTTTACCTATACAGTGGTTATTGGTCTTGGTTTTACTTGGCAAGAAGCTTTAGCAATGGTTTTCCTTTGCGGTCTGTTTAATGTTTTTATTACTGTTACAAAGGTTCGTAAGAGCATTATCAAGGCGATTCCAGTTAGTTTGCAACATGCAATTGGTGGTGGTATCGGGGTATTTGTTGCCTATCTTGGTTTTAAAAATTCAAACTTGATTACCTTCTTGACATCTGGTTCTGACATTATTACAGTTAACGGAGTTGCTCCTGCGGATGCAACTGCTGAAACCTTCTCAAACGGGGTCTTTTCAGTATTTGCAGGCGGTGGTGTTGTACCAGGGATTTCGACCTTTACAGATCCAAGTGTTCTCTTGACAGTGTTCGGTCTCCTCTTGACAGCTGTTTTGGTTATTAAGAACGTACGTGGTGCAATTTTGATTGGAATCGTCGCAACAACTTTGGCTGGTATTCCAGCGGGTGTTGTAGACCTTTCTACCATTGATTTTGCAAATAACAATATCGGTACAGCCTTTGCGGAGCTTGGTACGACTTTCTTAGCAGCTTTTGGTGGTCTATCTTCGCTCTTTGCTGATTCAAGTCGTCTACCACTTGTTTTGATGACTATCTTTGCATTCAGCTTGTCAGATACCTTTGATACGCTTGGTACCTTTATCGGCACAGGTCGTAAGACTGGTATTTTCTCAGAAGAAGATGAGAAAGCCCTTGAAAATGGTACAGGCTTTAACTCTAAAATGGACAAGGCGCTCTTTGCAGATGCGATTGGTACTTCAATCGGTGCCCTCTTCGGTACATCAAATACAACAACCTATGTGGAGTCAGCTGCAGGTATCTCTGCGGGAGGTCGTACTGGTTTGACAGCTGTTACGACAGCGGTGCTCTTCTTGCTTTCTATCCTCATCTTGCCATTTATCGGTATTGTGCCAGCTGCGGCAACCTCTCCTGCCTTGATTATCGTTGGTGTGATGATGGTTTCATCCTTCTTGGATGTTGACTGGAGCCACTTTGAAGATGCCCTTCCAGCCTTCTTCGCAGCCTTCTTCATGGCACTTTGCTTCTCTATCTCATACGGTATTGCAGCAGCCTTTATCTTCTATTGCTTGGTGAAAGTATCAACAGGTAAAGCTAAAGAAATTCACCCAATCCTTTGGGGAGCAACTGGTCTCTTTATCCTCAACTTTATCATCCTTGCAATTTTGTAA
- the tsaE gene encoding tRNA (adenosine(37)-N6)-threonylcarbamoyltransferase complex ATPase subunit type 1 TsaE — translation MYSQNEATLVAIGEKLGRVLQPNQVLVLSGELGAGKTTFTKGLALGLDIKQMIKSPTYTIVREYEGRLPLYHLDVYRIGDDPDSIDLDDFLYGNGVTVIEWGDLLDSSLLDDYLFIRIEKEGNGRRLTFQPHGPKSERLAEAVQYD, via the coding sequence ATGTATAGTCAAAATGAAGCGACATTAGTGGCAATTGGAGAGAAGCTCGGTAGAGTCCTTCAGCCTAATCAGGTTTTGGTTTTATCTGGTGAATTGGGGGCTGGAAAAACAACCTTTACCAAGGGGTTAGCCCTAGGGCTTGATATCAAACAGATGATTAAAAGTCCAACCTATACCATCGTGAGGGAGTACGAGGGGCGCCTACCTCTCTATCACCTAGATGTTTACCGCATTGGTGATGATCCTGATTCAATCGATTTGGATGACTTTCTCTATGGAAATGGCGTGACGGTCATTGAGTGGGGGGATTTGCTTGATTCTAGCTTATTGGATGACTACCTCTTCATTCGAATCGAGAAAGAAGGGAACGGTCGTCGTTTAACCTTCCAACCACATGGTCCAAAGAGTGAGCGTCTAGCAGAGGCGGTTCAGTATGATTAA
- a CDS encoding GNAT family N-acetyltransferase — MIKKEIYFSEAEPSDAAAFIDFMNQVALETDFLVMDETGFGFSQEQMETIFEAGIENPRELCLLAKVGSEVIGAISVKSFRQFRISHIGTIFIAIKKEYWGHGIGSILLEEVSHWAKEVGLLSRLELTVQVRNQAAVHLYQKFGFEIEGTQKRGARTDEGEWLDLYYMGKLI; from the coding sequence ATGATTAAGAAAGAAATCTATTTTAGCGAGGCGGAACCGTCAGATGCAGCAGCCTTTATTGACTTTATGAATCAGGTGGCTCTTGAAACAGATTTCTTGGTGATGGATGAGACGGGCTTTGGCTTTAGTCAAGAGCAGATGGAGACTATTTTTGAGGCTGGGATTGAAAATCCTCGAGAGCTATGTCTCTTGGCAAAGGTTGGCTCAGAAGTGATTGGGGCCATTTCTGTCAAATCCTTTCGTCAGTTTCGGATCAGCCATATCGGGACGATTTTTATTGCGATAAAAAAAGAGTATTGGGGTCATGGCATTGGTTCCATACTCCTAGAAGAAGTTAGTCACTGGGCCAAAGAAGTGGGCTTGTTGAGTCGGTTGGAGTTGACCGTTCAGGTCAGAAACCAGGCAGCTGTCCATTTGTATCAAAAATTTGGCTTTGAAATTGAAGGCACTCAAAAACGGGGTGCCAGAACTGATGAAGGAGAATGGCTTGACCTCTATTACATGGGCAAGCTCATATAA
- the brpA gene encoding biofilm formation/cell division transcriptional regulator BrpA has translation MKKIGFKIAGMLGLIIALTVGAGALYGTTLLNYSTDAISKTFKTLNNSDEEYDVIEATEPLTILLMGVDMDQATRGGNWEEGRSDSMILLTVNPQTKTTTMMSLTRDIMVEIANGDGTSSGAIEKLNHSYSYGQAEMAVATIEKMMDININRYVEINMDGLVELVDAVGGITVNNTLGFTISIDEYEPAYTATVAPGVQLVNGDQALVYARMRYDDPEGDYGRQKRQREVIMAIVKKLLKLEGFTQYKKILDAISNNMRTDIEISTATIPSLLGYRDSLTTIESYQLTGQDAMIDGVSYQIPTSEHVYEMQNILKKSLGLATVTEVVTNIQVYEEMNWLPSPVTVLDAYTNEIVLEGYGLPAETEASSTSGSETSSSEETTESSSE, from the coding sequence ATGAAGAAAATTGGATTCAAAATTGCTGGAATGTTGGGCTTGATCATTGCCCTGACAGTTGGAGCAGGTGCCCTTTATGGGACCACCTTGTTAAATTACTCTACGGATGCCATTTCAAAAACATTTAAAACCCTCAATAACTCAGATGAAGAGTATGATGTGATTGAAGCGACTGAACCATTGACCATTCTCTTGATGGGGGTCGACATGGACCAGGCCACTCGAGGAGGCAACTGGGAAGAGGGGCGTAGTGATTCCATGATTCTCTTGACAGTTAATCCCCAGACCAAAACAACGACTATGATGAGTTTGACACGCGATATCATGGTTGAAATTGCAAATGGTGATGGAACATCAAGCGGAGCGATTGAAAAACTCAACCATTCGTATAGCTATGGTCAGGCAGAGATGGCTGTGGCGACCATCGAAAAAATGATGGACATCAACATCAATCGCTACGTGGAAATCAATATGGACGGCTTGGTGGAGTTAGTCGATGCAGTTGGTGGTATCACAGTTAACAATACCCTGGGTTTTACCATCTCAATTGATGAGTATGAGCCTGCTTATACTGCGACAGTTGCACCTGGTGTTCAGTTAGTAAATGGTGACCAGGCCTTAGTCTATGCTCGAATGCGTTATGATGATCCAGAGGGCGATTATGGTCGGCAGAAACGCCAGCGGGAAGTTATCATGGCAATCGTAAAAAAATTACTTAAGCTGGAAGGTTTTACCCAGTATAAGAAGATTTTGGATGCGATTTCCAACAACATGCGGACGGATATTGAAATCTCCACTGCGACCATCCCAAGTCTCTTAGGTTACCGGGATTCGCTGACAACCATTGAGTCCTACCAGTTGACGGGGCAAGATGCGATGATCGATGGTGTTTCTTACCAAATCCCAACCAGTGAGCATGTCTATGAAATGCAAAATATCCTGAAAAAATCACTGGGGCTTGCAACGGTGACAGAAGTTGTGACCAATATTCAGGTCTATGAAGAGATGAATTGGTTGCCAAGTCCAGTAACTGTACTGGATGCCTATACCAATGAAATCGTCTTGGAGGGCTACGGACTTCCTGCTGAGACGGAAGCTAGCTCGACAAGTGGTTCAGAAACCAGCAGTAGCGAAGAGACGACAGAATCAAGTTCAGAATAA
- a CDS encoding chemotaxis protein produces the protein MKLSHLIAGIGAASIAFQVVSNRKKIQAEAKETLDLVTELTQEKEAIQQHLNTILSYRQPLQDMSQDLTYKLRTYQQSIAGNLEEIKKHLPATSENQENLVQ, from the coding sequence ATGAAACTATCTCACCTTATCGCAGGAATCGGCGCTGCAAGCATCGCCTTCCAAGTTGTGTCCAACCGCAAAAAAATCCAGGCTGAAGCAAAAGAAACCTTGGATTTGGTTACCGAGTTGACACAAGAAAAAGAAGCCATCCAGCAGCACCTAAACACCATTTTATCCTACCGCCAACCCTTGCAAGACATGTCCCAGGACTTAACCTACAAGTTACGGACCTATCAGCAAAGCATTGCCGGAAACCTGGAAGAAATCAAAAAACATCTCCCCGCAACAAGCGAAAACCAAGAAAACCTTGTCCAATGA
- a CDS encoding HIT family protein, producing the protein MSDCIFCKIVAGEIPAAKVYEDQEVLAFLDITQVTPGHTLVIPKKHFRNLLDLDGQTSTAIFSKIPLIANQLKDKLGANGINLLNNSEEAAGQTVFHTHFHLLPRFDDQDGLAITFATNQPDFDELGRLSQLLQIGE; encoded by the coding sequence ATGTCAGATTGTATTTTTTGTAAGATTGTTGCTGGAGAGATTCCAGCTGCCAAAGTCTACGAAGACCAAGAGGTACTTGCTTTCTTGGACATCACCCAAGTCACTCCTGGCCATACCCTGGTTATTCCTAAAAAACATTTCCGCAATCTCTTGGACCTGGATGGCCAAACCAGCACAGCCATTTTCAGCAAAATACCTCTCATCGCCAATCAATTGAAGGACAAACTTGGCGCCAATGGCATCAACCTCCTCAATAATAGCGAAGAAGCTGCGGGACAAACCGTCTTCCACACCCATTTCCATCTTCTGCCACGGTTTGATGACCAAGATGGCCTGGCAATCACATTTGCAACCAATCAACCTGATTTCGATGAACTAGGTCGCTTGTCCCAACTCTTACAGATTGGAGAGTAA
- a CDS encoding ABC transporter ATP-binding protein produces MLEVKNLTGGYANIPVLKDVSFQVGDGELVGLIGLNGAGKSTTIKEIIGLLQPYGGTIKVNDLELSSDLKAYRKQIAYIPESPILYEELTLREHIELLALAYELDKEAMWQKADGLLQLFRLQDKLDWFPSTFSKGMMQKVMIICALLLEASLLIVDEPFLGLDPLAISDLVSLLEKEKALGRSILMSTHVLDSAERLCDRFVVLHSGQVIADGDLGSLRQQFDMPDASLNDIYLTITASGVTG; encoded by the coding sequence ATGTTAGAAGTAAAAAATCTCACGGGCGGTTACGCCAATATTCCAGTCTTAAAAGATGTTAGTTTTCAGGTAGGGGACGGTGAATTGGTTGGCTTGATTGGCTTAAATGGTGCGGGGAAATCAACGACGATCAAGGAAATTATAGGCCTCTTGCAACCCTATGGTGGCACCATCAAGGTCAATGACTTGGAATTGTCATCAGATTTAAAAGCCTATCGCAAGCAAATTGCCTATATACCAGAGAGTCCGATTTTGTATGAGGAGTTGACCTTGCGGGAGCATATTGAACTGCTGGCTTTGGCTTACGAATTAGATAAAGAAGCTATGTGGCAAAAAGCGGATGGTTTGTTGCAACTCTTTCGATTGCAGGATAAGTTGGACTGGTTCCCATCTACCTTTTCAAAAGGGATGATGCAGAAGGTGATGATTATCTGTGCGCTCTTGCTAGAAGCTTCTCTCCTAATTGTGGATGAGCCGTTTTTAGGTTTGGATCCGTTGGCGATTTCGGACTTGGTCAGCTTGTTGGAAAAAGAGAAGGCGCTAGGGCGGTCGATTTTAATGTCAACCCACGTCCTTGACTCTGCTGAGAGATTGTGTGATCGATTTGTTGTGCTCCATAGTGGGCAAGTAATTGCAGATGGGGATTTGGGTAGCCTGCGGCAGCAATTTGACATGCCAGACGCTAGCTTGAATGACATTTATTTGACCATTACAGCGAGTGGGGTGACAGGATGA